The Bombus vancouverensis nearcticus chromosome 7, iyBomVanc1_principal, whole genome shotgun sequence region ATTATTATTAGATTTAGTTTTTGTGTATTCTCAAAATGAGGCTCGTGGGATTTACGATCGCCATGTGTGGATTCCTCGGATTTTGCGGTGAATCTGCGGTTTACGCGCAGAGAAACGTCGTGGGCAATCGAGGGTCTACAAAAACAAGAGCTGTTAATCTTTGTGagtaattaaattttgaatcTCTCAATTTTCAAATCTGTAAATTTTTAAAGTTAACTGTTCAGATCCATTAAATTCCAACGATTTTAACTTTAATCTTTTCTTTACACCGTCCTTCTCCCTAGATCTTATTAACGATGAAGCCAACAAAGTAGCAAACAGTAGCATAATAGCGGCGTTAGAGACAATCAATGAAAAATACCCGAATTATTTGGGCGAGGTTTGGAGCGTTCAAGTGAATGAATCTGACGTCAACGATACTCTCGATCGTATTTGCAAACCTTGGGATTCGGCTGTAAAAAAAGGAGGAACCGGAGTTCCAGATTTAGTTATAGACACGACGACAGCCGGTTTAGGGGCCAAGATATCTAACTCGTTCACAGCTGCTTTGGGAATCCCCACGTTATCCGCACAATACGGTCAAGAAGGAGATCTTTTATACTGGAGGAACTTAAACACAGACCAGGAATCCTATTTGATTCAAGTGATGCCTCCGACAGATTTAATACCAGAAGTAATCAGACAATTGTGTATTCAGTTGAACATAACAAACGCTGCGATTCTGTACGATCGTAATTTCGTCATGGAtcataaatataaaagtttgttgTTGAACGTGCCAACAAGACACGTGATCAACGAAGCTTCTCAGCAAATAATGGAAATGAGAACACAGTTACCTCGTTTACGAGATTTGGATATAGTGAACTATTTCATTCTTGGTGATGAAAATACCATCAATATAGCTCTGGAAGCGGCGGAAGCTTTAAACTTTACTGGCAAAAAGTACGGTTGGTTTTTATTGACTCCGGAACTTAACGTTTGGCCGAGATGCGAGTGTAAAAATATGAACATCCTCTTCATGAAGCCAGAATTTAACAAGAAAAGCCCAATAGAGTCATCTTTGTCAAACCCGGTTATTTCTTCCGCATTTTATTATGATTTAATACAATTAGGCGTTCGGGCAATGAAATCGGCCTTGGATGACGGAGAATGGCCAGTAGAACCTAAGCATATCACATGTGACGAATATGATAAAACTAATACCCCAGAAAGAAAGGTGAACTTTTTTAATAGGTTAAAGGAAAGTTATAAAAACATGACACCGACTTATGCTGGAATTAAATGGGGATCGAAGAATGGAGAACACCGGGCCAAGTTCGAGATGTCCATTCATTTAGTGGACATAAAAGATGGGATTGTTTCAAACACTATCGATAGCGGATCTTGGAACGCGAGTATCTCCGCACCACTGCAGGTGAGCTTGTGTATACAGAATATCaatttcttttctcaatatctTCCTTTCTTTGCGTTTACTTTTCTTCCTTGTTATTTTAAGAATTCGTATTTAACTTCAATTTCTCTACGAGTTTCAAGTATCAAAGTGTATGTTCGTTCAACATCCAGAAGAGAGCGTAGAAAGTTCATCGCGCGTGAAATTAATCAGACGAACTGATAAAGTGTGCACGTGATATTTCTAAGCAAGATTAGGTCAGTCTATTGATCAGCAAGAAAAAATTATGGTGTGTTTGAGTCACGCGACGATAGGAATCTGTTCGATAATCGAATGTCACGTCTCTAGTTTAATATCGTGCAGAATTAATCACTACAGATTACTTTACGATTAAATGAAATGGATCGAATTAAACAGAGATGAATGCTTCgttaaatttcttcaaattagGAGTACTAAAATAtccttataattaaatttttgtattttaagtTGATGAATTATAAagtggaaaattaatttcttagtCGTGACCTTCATTCGGCTAACCATCACGATAGTCATGCCCCTGACATGTAatcgttatatttatttacctttaTTGCTGATAACGGTGCACGCTAATGGAAATAGTTCATGCAACTGTATTTGTTTATCCAATATGTAACGCGAAACCCTTCAACTACGTAATTGCAACTTGACACTCGCGAGTCATGCATCGAGTAGGTACTTATCCATTCGTTTCCAGATATCATCGTTACTTGCcctaataaaaatataactgCGTTCATCGAAGTCTTATTATCAGAGGAAACGCAATATCTTTACAGAACCATCCCAGTCCTGCAAAAGAATTCGGTCTcttaataattcaatttttacgtTTATCTCTTTAATCGACTCAATTCGAATTTAATTGCATTTTCTCTAAAGATAACGAACAACGAAGTGATGAATACCACAGCGGTGAAGAGCTACCGTGTAGTCACCATAATTCATCCACCATTTGTAATGTACAACGAAGAAAACGGCACGTATTACGGTTTCTGCATCGACTTGCTGGACGAGATTAAAGACACGGTAGGCTTTCAGTACGAAATACGAGAAACGGAGGACAGACGATATGGAAGTTTAAATCCGAATGGGAGTTGGAACGGAATGATGAAAGAGCTGATCGACAAACGAGCTGATATCGCTCTAGGATCAGTCTGGGTCACAGCGGAAAGGGAGAGGGTGGTCGATTTCACGGTGCCTTACTACGATCTGGTCGGTCTGTCCATCATGATGTTGAAAACGAAAACAACCAGCTCGCTATTCAAATTCCTCACGGTATTGGAGAACGAGGTCTGGTTCTGTATCCTAGCCGCTTATCTCTTTACCAGCGTCTTGTTGTGGATCTTCGACCGTTGGTCTCCGTACAGCTACCAGAACAATCGAGAAAAGTACAAGAACGACGACGAGAAAAGAGAATTCAATTTAAGGGAGTGTTTCTGGTTTTGTATGACTTCCTTGACACCACAGGGTGGCGGAGAGGCTCCAAAAAATCTTTCCGGACGACTGGTCGCTGCCACTTGGTGGTTATTCGGATTTATAATCATCGCATCGTACACGGCGAATTTAGCTGCGTTTCTGACAGTGTCCAGGCTAGAAATTCCAATCGAAACGTTGGAGGATCTCAGTAAACAGTATAAGATTCAATATGCGCCGGTGATAAATTCTTCAGCTTATATTTACTTCAAGAGAATGGCTGCCATTGAATGGAAATTCTACGAGTAAGTAATCGAAGAGATTAGGATTACTTTCAAGGTTGTAAGTCGAATACTTTGAAGATCAAAGGATGAAGAGCATTGATCTTGTACATTTTAGCATCTGGAAGGAAATGAGCCTTAATGATAGTTTGTCAGATGTAGAGAGGGCAAACTTGGCAGTGTGGGATTACCCTGTCAGTGACAAATACACGAAAATGTTGCAAGCCATGGAAGAGGCTGGATTTCCAGCTTCCACCGAAGAAGCGCTACGACGAGTTCGGCGTCTTGATTCGAATAACGAGTTCGCTTATATAGAAGATTCAACGACCATTAAGTATCTTACTATGACGAACTGTGACCTGGTCCAAGTAGGCGAAGATTTTTCGAGGAAGCCTTACGCCATTGCCGTTCAACAGGGATCGCCATTGAAGGATCAGTTTAACAATGCGTATGCATCTTTTGTCTACCTTAAATAGCAAATTAATTACAGAGTAATTTAATGTCATTGCCTAATTTCCTTTTGATGTAGAATTTTGATACTACTAAACAAGAGGAAATTGGAGAAATTAAAGGACACATGGTGGAAGAAGAACCCTGAGAGAAAAGACTGCGACGCAGAAAACAGTCAAAGTGACGGTATAAGCATCCAAAATATCGGAGGAGTATTCGTTGTTATATTTCTAGGTAttatttttgcttgtttcacTTTGGCCTTTGAATACTGGTACTATCGACACCGTACGAAGATCACGAAGATTAATCTGAACAGCACAACCAAAGGGAAAGTCACACAAGTAAAACCACTTAGATTCAACTTACAGCCGGCGCCTACGCACGGTTTTCAGAATAGCCAACTCAGACCAAGATTTTGAGTGTGTCTgtgataaagaaaaaaaaaaaagatattcatGAATCGATCATCGTGTATTACAGATATATCACTTCAATATTAATACTTACCGTTGGTTAGTGTtcaataaaaacataaaagGACGATGTACAGGAATAcctaaaaaattaacaattttttttattacagaaGAAAGTCTGGACCAGAATTATAAATGACATAGAGCTTCAGCGTTTGCAATGCCTTTATTTGGTTACTCCCTTTGCGTACATTACTTCGCGCAGAGAATACATATTCGGatattctttcgtttcttttccctCATATTCCGTTCACTTTCTTCGCATCACAATTCACGTACATTGCTTGTCATTTTAACTAACCTTCCTCGCGACGTCTTAACATAtcaccatttttttttctttttttttttaaataacgtttTACTCACCCTTTTCCTTTCGCTCTAAAAGgcattcgtttttttttctttttctaataacGTTGTTCTCACGTTTTCGTCCGCTTATCCGCCTTTTCGCCGAGGTAGGCGTAGTATTTTGTTTTCAAGTTATAcggttcttttttttatatacatatatattttttgtttttcctCACACGTACGCTTTCAATAATATTTTCCGATATTCTCTCTGAGGGAGCATTGGAAAAGCATTGGATACTCTGGGTTTCTTTAAAACGTGGGATCTGGTGGATGATGGAATTGGGGGACAGGGTATTAATCATCTAGGATGTTAAATTATAATTAGGGGGATATAATTAAGATAATCCATTAATAGTTACGAAAAAAACAACAAGAAAATAGAATAGTACTTCGATGGTTCTCGGTTTAATATCGTGCggcactttttttttttttatcctttttatttatacttataaGTACTCCGTCCTCGAATATTACTCTTTTGGCTTgctcttctctttctttattcttttctttaaattaATTCCATTCTTTTTTTTGGCATTTTTTTTCTTagttacattttattttcatttttttctctctttcctgcAATGCATCAAATGCAAACACACATTGAACGCCTGCACATCAGATGagaaacaaaaaaaggaaaactgCACGCTACAATTGCTAGAAAAATCAGCGcactaattacatatatatatctttttttttcgttttcgtttctttctcctcgaaaaagttcacataaaattatcAACAAGCTACAAACGAAATCTCATTGACTACGTTCTCCATACTTCTCTCCT contains the following coding sequences:
- the Ir25a gene encoding ionotropic receptor 25a, producing the protein MRLVGFTIAMCGFLGFCGESAVYAQRNVVGNRGSTKTRAVNLYLINDEANKVANSSIIAALETINEKYPNYLGEVWSVQVNESDVNDTLDRICKPWDSAVKKGGTGVPDLVIDTTTAGLGAKISNSFTAALGIPTLSAQYGQEGDLLYWRNLNTDQESYLIQVMPPTDLIPEVIRQLCIQLNITNAAILYDRNFVMDHKYKSLLLNVPTRHVINEASQQIMEMRTQLPRLRDLDIVNYFILGDENTINIALEAAEALNFTGKKYGWFLLTPELNVWPRCECKNMNILFMKPEFNKKSPIESSLSNPVISSAFYYDLIQLGVRAMKSALDDGEWPVEPKHITCDEYDKTNTPERKVNFFNRLKESYKNMTPTYAGIKWGSKNGEHRAKFEMSIHLVDIKDGIVSNTIDSGSWNASISAPLQITNNEVMNTTAVKSYRVVTIIHPPFVMYNEENGTYYGFCIDLLDEIKDTVGFQYEIRETEDRRYGSLNPNGSWNGMMKELIDKRADIALGSVWVTAERERVVDFTVPYYDLVGLSIMMLKTKTTSSLFKFLTVLENEVWFCILAAYLFTSVLLWIFDRWSPYSYQNNREKYKNDDEKREFNLRECFWFCMTSLTPQGGGEAPKNLSGRLVAATWWLFGFIIIASYTANLAAFLTVSRLEIPIETLEDLSKQYKIQYAPVINSSAYIYFKRMAAIEWKFYDIWKEMSLNDSLSDVERANLAVWDYPVSDKYTKMLQAMEEAGFPASTEEALRRVRRLDSNNEFAYIEDSTTIKYLTMTNCDLVQVGEDFSRKPYAIAVQQGSPLKDQFNNAILILLNKRKLEKLKDTWWKKNPERKDCDAENSQSDGISIQNIGGVFVVIFLGIIFACFTLAFEYWYYRHRTKITKINLNSTTKGKVTQVKPLRFNLQPAPTHGFQNSQLRPRF